TATTCAGCTTTTGCTTTGTGTGTCCATATACACCACATACACAAcccagtaatttttactgtatcaattccgCAGCAgtggggggatttgaacccaagtccctCAATGGCAAGTTAACTCAGCATCAAGTGAAAGAAATGTTTATCGGTGTATCCACAATGTACTTAGTGTTCGATCCAGTGAGAacaattactgtaattaaaGCTTGAAGAAATTTCTAGCAATGGGCATGAGGGAGCGTGGTagtaacactgtgtgtgtgtgtgtgtgtgtgtgtgtgtgtgagagagagacactacTCTCCTAAACATAGCAAAAGCACCATTACTAGAAGAATGTCTTATGCAACCAAAAGGGTGGGGAATTGAAAAGTACTGCAAAGTCATTACACCACAACactgtctctttctcacacacacacacacacacacacacacacacacacacacacacacacacacacacacacacacacacacagagtgagatgACAGAATCACATGATCAACTTACCGGTGGGGGCTTTGCCACCACGCAGCAGCTCATCTTGTGCCAGAACTCGCTCATGCCTCTCGCACCCCTGCTCCCCGTCGCCCCCTGCAGGCTGATGGACACGCAGCGAAGGGGGTCCTCCTCCAGTCCTGGCGCCCCACAGCGGTCCAGAAGCAATCGTAATGTCCTCTGGGCCCCAACCTGCGATCGCATAGAATcagtatgaacacacacacacagttcattcAAAACGCACCACAATACATAAAATGACATGACATAGGCTCCTCGCGAATCACGTAATCCGCTATAACCTGCTGTATGGGCAGCATGCAACACGGATCAGGGCCGCTGCCTTCACAGCCAAAGGTCGCAGGCTCGAATCCcaacccctgctgtagtacccttgaccacgGCAGTTACCCTGACCTTCTTCCTTATGGTAAAAATTATATAGAAATATACTGtgatctagctgtataaatggggaaatgacTAAGTAGATTAACCATTTCTAACCAGCCTCTACCAAGGAactgatattttaataaaaagaaaaaaaaaaaaagaaaaaaaaaggaagaagtgTACAAAAGCCACAGCGCCGTCtctgtgcataaaaatgtacaagatGGAAACACCACAGCACAGTTGGAGGCGGAGAGGAAGCGACGATGACGACGATGACCCTCATCCAGTGCCCTGCAGCTTCATTCCTTCCAGAGCGACAAGCCCTGCAAGTTTCAgaccatttacatgtatttacctAGCACTTAGTGTAAAGGTAGCAgaaatgatttacctatttacacaagcggacaattttactgtatcaattcagggcaagtactttgctcgggggggttcaaacctggaacTTCCGAGAacaaggcggcagctctaatcactatgcctCCTAACCCTAATAGCCAAGCCTATGAGCACATACAAGAAGTGAGGCAGTGCGGATGGAGAACAACGTTGGGCGGTGGGGTAAATACATGGTAACACAGTTTGAAGAAGGGAATGCAGTAAGGAATGTATGAGCAGTACGTACAGTGGAATTACTTGCCCGGATGTGAGTGAACAGACttagagagggagagagcagtGCGATTAAACGTAAACAAGTGCAGCTCACCACAACGATAAAAATCGCCGCTTTAAAACAAGGACCCCCAGCGATTGTGGAAACGCGTTCAGCACGACGCATGTGACACACACTTATAAAAGGGAAGAGGAAGTGCAGAAGGGGACAGGGTTTGCCCAGCACTGCttgtttactttaaaaacaGCCGGGcagggtgtgtgggtgtgggggggggcagccagcCTTAGACTGGCAAAACAAGAGACAAGGAAGCCCAACCCCACAGCACTGAGGTTGGGGAGGCAGAAACATGACCAAGAGCTGAGTCCCCTCACTACAGGTCTGCCACATCAAAGCCTGGCATCACTGCTGCATCTCCACACCATGGTAAATATGTtcaatgcagaaaacacaccaCCAACAACTCCGGCACACACATCGTGCACCTGTGGCTGCCTGCTTGTCCCCAAAATCTAAAGCCTGTTCtttatgaacagcactgggtcacagcagcataCAGGTATAatcatgtagcactttccaATAACTTCCACAATGTTGTCCAGACATCCCAGAATTCCATTGAattttcatgcaaatcaaatcaTTTTTCAAGCAGAAGATATTTAAACACTTTGGTCATGCACACATTTATAGGGAAGATGGTGTTCAGCTTCAGCCCCAGTGTGGTGcaatgacctccctctgtccctcagagctgctgaatcccttccagcaaaCAACCTTTGAAAATCAGTCCTTTGCAACCTGCTATTTATCATCTACCTAATTCCCCCAGTTGAGTTACTTGCGCAGGTAGATGTGCCAGAAGACGTGCACTACGACACCAGCTGTATTGAGCAAAccgtgtttttgtgtgtgtgtgaggactTCGTTGTGAAATGCACTCGTTCGCTCCGAGCTGCAAGTCGCTTTGCGAAAAGAAGcttctgccaaatgcataaatgtaaatgcaaatgcaaagagAGGGCCCCTGGGACGAGCCGCGACTTCTGAAAACTGAGGGCGACGGAGCGTGCAGAGACACACCCGCATGGTGGAGGCTCAGGTGCGAAAACAAACGGGGCGGTTTCTCGCGTGAGGGTGGTGACCGGACAGAGGACTGACACGGTTATGGTTTACGGACCGGTGACCTCAGAAGAATCACACCAACGCGACTCATTCCAGTAAGCTGGGGGacagctgggggagggggaggggggattaaACAATTTTGGAGGTGATGTAACCACATCAGACCTCAAGACCGTCATTCTCCATGACCAGTTCGTTCAAACACATTCTTTCCTGCTGAACTTCAGTACCCACAGAGGTACCAGTACACCAACCCTCATGGTACAAGGGATCTAAGATGCCTACTTTCCCTCAGGAAGCTTCCCAGGTTTCTCTGCTTCAGAAGGTATGTATTGAAACCCAGAGGAGAAATCCAGACCTAGTCATGTGAACCCTGCCCAGATTTACCGTAGTAGGGCCATCACCGTGGTGTGAAccaggataagtgccttgatcatCAGAGCCAAAGCCATGACAAGGTGGAAAGGAGCACATCCACAGACTGACACCCCCCTGCACCCCACTCATTATCAGGCTCAGGCACGGCTAGTGGCTGTAACGGGAACGACGATTGGTTTACACGCAACCAGAACTCTTCCGTCTCTCTCCGGTTTCCTCTGATGTGACCATATTGCTCTAGGCCTGAAAAAAAAGACCTTCTCAGGAACCCTTCAAAAGCCCCCAGCTGCCGGAGGTAGGTCCCAGTCATCGAGAAAACAGCAAACGCATACCACAACAGATGACACCATCTCACTCCTTTACCGTGGTTAGTCAGCGACCCCCCGCACCGGTCTGGAGAGAAACTGCATCACGATACCAGCTGGGAGATGAGCGAAGCGTGTCCTCGAACTGAAGCGCTGTCGCAGGACGACGCTGGGAGGAAAGCTTCTCTGTCCACCCCACCTTCAACGATAGGGTCCTTGCGGGTCCAGATTCCAACCCCCTCCCCAATTTCCCCAGACTCACTTAACACTAACCAAACATTATGAACCGACATTATTACAATAATCAGTAACTTCCCCTGCAGTAAAAACCCCGGTCGAAGGTCCTCTGTGTAGGACGGGGTTCACGTCAGCCATATGCCAGTGTATGCTCAGTACTGCTCTGTCCATACTTTCCACAGGTGCATTTAGTGGAACgctgggggggcgcggtggcgcagcgagtctggccaggtcccgctctctggcaggtctggggttcgagtcctgcttccctacgatggactggcagcccgtcctgggtgtgtcccccccccctccagccttgtgtcctgtgttgccaggttaggctctggctcaccgtgaccctgcttgggacaagcggtttcagacggtgtgtgtgggGCTAAGGAACTACACCCAACTGTAAAAACCTGCCAAGAGAGGATGATTGTTACGAAATATTACTATCATGATTTATCCTGCAGGGACCCAGCAAAAATGGTTTTTCGATTTCATTCTAGGATCGCCCAAGATCGGCCCGCCATCCTTCGAAAGCAACAAATGCCCTCTAAAAGGTACATGAGAATTCGGCAGTGTGGCCTGTAGAATTTAGGAGACACATCTACAGACacatgtcctctagagtggacagaAATGAAAGGTGTTGTCTGGAGGTTATGAATACAGAACTAACACTTGCCAAGTAAATGGATGGCACAATAAACAAGAGAGCTTGTAAAGGCTGAGCTGGTGGTTTAGTGCTACGTTTTGACTTTGTATGTCTGCgtgtgtggggaaaaacagGAACGACGCAGACGGATGCGTTTAGAGAAGTCCGAAGGACAGCGAGTCGTAACTGAACCCTTCACCAACGAGAACCCGTCTTCTCGCAGCTGAGGTGACAAGCATGCAGCTTCCTGTTGGCCCATCAACCTCTGTGGCGGTTCGGAGCGCTCCTCGAGGGGCCTTATCTGGTTTCCTGCGACAGCCTACACCACCCCCCAAAGCGAGAGGAGGATGACCTCCCCCCCCGCTACTGACAAGGGCTTCCTGTTAGACGGGCAACACCCGGACAAACGCCGGAGAGCCACGACTGCTCtcgcacagacacagagcattTATAGAGAATATTAACTCAAAACTGAACATGCTCACATTCCAGaacttcccaaaaaaaaaaaaaaaaaaaaaactccacccCTTTGCCCCACAGTTAATGTGCGTTACCATTTATCAGACAGTATTCCATATAAATAACAACTAAAACTAATAAACAGGATGTGAAGGAGCTCACCAAAACTATAGCACAGTTATCTCCACGCAGAGGAACCagagtaaaaacactgaaattaatgaCCAATCAATAGATGTGATACATAAAGGTTTTTGAAAAATGCGATTAGGATTTAAGTTTATCCTTGTGGCTGCAATGGTGAAGTCCTGAATGAGCTCTCCGGTAAAGACTGGAAATTTCCGCAGAGAGAACCCACTGACCAGCATCACCTGATGCCATTTCAGGCCGGAGCAAATCTGAAGCTACAGAAAAATCCGGAGAGTCCATCTCCTTCAAACTGTTCCTCTGTCTTGGGTCATGTCCCTCTGACACATCATCATAAAAGCCACGTCCAGCTGGGGGCGCAGGAGCGGCGGGAGGGGTTCCTCGCTGCGAGGGAGCCGCGATTACAAAGGGGGCTTTTCACGGGCCCCGGACTTCCCGGCCGATGCTCGAACCGCGTGCGCCTGCTTTGCGCCCCCATCCTGAGAACAGCGCTGCTCTTTCACTGGCTTCTCTGACCTTCTACACTCGGCTGGAGCTGCACGGAAAGCGAGAGCGAAGTCACGCCGAACCTATTTCGGAGGCTTTCCCGTCTCCAGCTGCCTTTGCGTGTCCGGCCCGTGTCGTCTCGCAACACCGAAATGCGGGTTTCTTTGAAGTGGCTGACGAGACAAACACGGAAAATATCActctgaacatttacacctgGCATCAGTGGACCAGAGAAACCACAACAAAAGACGAGTCATTTCAACACAGCTCAATATGTGACAGGGTTAGCTCCTCGCCAAGGAATTTAACTCTGCTACATCAACACACGTCCACCTGTAATGAGACAAATGTATTCAGCCCTGTCGTCCAATCAGATCTCAAGAAACGGTAACACCATCTACGAAGCTCGGCGAGGTTCTCCCCAAAATGCAAAGTGAAGTTCCTTCCTGACTCATCCCAAAAAGTGTGCATACAGGGAAGACCCTGGGTCAGTATCTCTTCCTTGTTTCACCGTAGGGGGGCAACCATCACTCAACCAGAGTGGCCCAATGGGCCTGTAGTCTTGGGTCGAGCATGTAGGGACAACGCGAGCCCTCGTACTACTTCCTAGCAAAGGGGGAGACATGACCTTTAACCTCGCACTGCATTTTCTACCTTAATCGTCTTTCGTGGCTCAGGTTATATTGGGGAGGCTCATAAATACAAGGATGCGAGGAACGACAGGGATGATGACATTTGGGTGCAGATTTATGCCTTATTTCTGCAATCAGATCGGATAGTCACACAAAAGAAGATTAGTCAAAGACGAGCAGATAAAATACCAATCACATATCCTTTTCTCCAAGATATTTAAGAAAAGATGGGACAAACAGAAATCCAacactttctgctttttaagATGTATTTACACATGTCCACAGGATAAAGGTACTTTCTCATCACCAAGCAGAAGTATTTAGGAAAAAGGAAATTGAACAGGccactgaaaagcacatttaatggaaataaatgactAATCTAAGTTAGTCAGAATTTACGACAAAACCACAACTCAGAAGACATGTAGAAAATTGCTCTCAAATTCTTAATTGATGAGGAACATAGAGCTGAATGCCTGTGCGGAACATGAGTTTTCTTTGTTAGTGCTGATACAGTCATTCAGTTTAATTCTGGGTTTTATTAGAAGACCTTCACCCAAGTTCAACTCCTAACCGTGTTTTATCATTAACTACTTATCAGTCAGCAGATAAATTGTTATGATCTGCGCAGGAGGTCATTTTAAGGGAAAAGACAAAGTCAGTGATCAACATTATTACTGTATGGGAATTTGTCACAAAAGTTCTATGATCTTTAGAGAAAACTACACAAAATTATAGAGTAGTGATCAAGAGCGGAAAAATGTTACAGTGTTTGCGGTAGAAACATTACACTGTGGTGACTGTATGTGCTGAAAAGTGTTACCCAGATACACTGTTTCAGAAATTTTACACTGTTTCGTAAGTGTTACATTGTAGAAATGACACACTGTTGCAGAATGGATACACTGTTCAGAAATGTTACACTGTCTGTTGTAGAAATGATACATTGTTTCCGAAGTGTTACGACTGTAGAAATAATACATTGCGGAAATGATACATTGTTTCAGAAGTGTTACATTGTTGCGGAAAGGATACATTGTTTCAGGAATGTTACACTGTCTATTGTAGAAATGATACACTGATTGTTTCAGAAGTGTTACTAGAAATGATACACTAACACTGTTGCGGAAAGGATacattgtttcagaaatgttacACTGTCTGTTGTAGAATGATTGTTTCAGTAGTGTTACGCTGTAGAAATGATACATTCAACATTGTAACAATTGATTGTTGTTTCAGAAATCATGTTACACTCTGTCTTCTGTATAAATGATACATTGTATATTGTAGAAATGACTGTTTTGGGAACGTTAGTGTTTCAGAGAGATACCCTGCCTGCTCGCAGTAGAAAGTTTCACTGCGGTAAATCACACTGACTCGCTGTGTGGAAACTCACCTCCGCGCTCGAGTTTGCGAAGCGCACTACGACTCCTGTTCCTCCGCTTCCGACTCCAACTCCTCCTCGCCTTCTTCCCCGGCCGCGGGAATGTCCTTCGACCGGCGGTCCTCCGTCTCTTCCCACGACCACACGTGTGATCTTCCCTCCACGGTGTCACTGAGGTATATGACTCCAAATCCCCGATCAGGAAATCCTCCTCCGGGTTTGTTTCAAAGCCTCCTTCTGAACGCGAGGGGGAGCAGCACACCTAGTGGGGGCAAACGGAACTGCAGTCTAACAACGCTGCCCTCAATGGGGGCCGTTGGCGGTCAatgcggtgtgtgtgttcacagtaATACCACTGTAACACACTTTGAGTTGAGTAtataacacacaaatacagtatatgacacGTCCTGCTCTGATCTATTATAAATCTGCTTTATTATATTAACTACATCACAGTTGTTCATTATAAAAGAGCCTTGGCTAAGGGAGCGGTTCACTACAATAcgttttaaaatgtatcttcTGTGCAATATGATTTACAGTATCTTTGAAAGCCCAGCCCCCAAATATATCAATTATCTACTGTTTGCACCGGATAAGCGGTTACAGAAGCGTGGACGATATTGATATTTTCTCCAGTGCAGTGCGGGTCCAGACGTGGGCGTGACCGGCGGGCGGGGGGGCGgccttgtccccccccccgttcttGCGCGCTCGCGAGCCTGCGCGTGGGTTCGAGGCGGAGGGCAATCTGCGCGAGCGCTGCCAGCCGGTGGGACAAAGGCGTCTTTTGAGAGGAGCGACAAAGGATCCCTTCTGCTCTCCGCGGGAACAGACATGGTAAACCGGGCTCATCCGTGCTGCGCGCGCGTTCATCTCCGCCGGGCTGCATCATGATGTCACACACCTGTGCGGTCTCCTCTTACGACGTGTGTCTGCTTTGTTACATTATGATTACCACACCTTATAATTATCGCACATAAATCATGCAGCCTCTGCCACATATTCAATGATATTGTTCTGGATACATATTTGATGTCAGGCTAACAGTCAGAATGTGTGAATATGATTTCTTATTAATAATAGGCTGCTAATATAATTCCTTCCTCCTTGTGAATAACTCTGTTAAGGTTATGTACTTGAATCTCAGCATCTGAGTATGACCtcagttattttattcattataagaCCATTGTAGTCCGTGTATTGCGTGTAAGAAatgctttgtcattttaaagGGCCTCTTTGGTTTTATCTAAATATAGGGGGGGTGATGGGCAGCGCATGACCCACTTACTTCATTTGGCTCTTGTCTGCATGGATCAAACCCTGTCTCGGAATAGGGTAAATGCGAGTAACACATGGCGAGAGAATTTTACACAGCACGACGCCATGAATAGAAGTGTGTGGCAGAGATGGGGTGTTGGCCGCCGGTGAGGGATGCTGGATGGTGACTGCGGAGGGGGATGGTGGAAAAGAGGCACACCGGCCACCCATGCTGCATTATTAAAACGACAGAAAGAAACACAACGCCGAGGTCCGAAGGCTGATTTTCAAGCGATATAAGAGTAACGCCTTGTAAGGCCTTCCAGAAATTGGTATAAACCTGCATGACACTGAAAAGTCAGAATTTAAGTGCTCACATCTGAAAACATATAAACCTCTTTGTCTGCATTTTGGGTCCATCAGTTGAATTATGACTAAAAAAGAAACCTGTGCTCTAGCTGGTTTGCAGATGCCCCTTTGGAATAAATACACCAAGTGAGATGCAGCTACCTAAAAATAATGAATCAGGGGCttaatttaaagcaaatttaaaatgtaaagtttgtgtcattaaacacaaaatatttcctAAAATATGCACAGCCTTCTATACATaatgagtttgcatgtttaatGCATTGTTTGCCACTTTAAATTGATTGagtcattattttttgtttggtcATGATATGGAATTAGGTGGGATCTTTAcaatcaaaagtaaaaaaaaccaTGTGATTACTCAACTAAATAGACAGTATAACacctaaaaatgtaaattccagTTTGTTAGAATGGAActgaaaatttttttgaaatgtaaatgaatatttttgtgaatattaattattcataatgAATGCTGTGAATATTCATCATtcataatgaatatttttaaaatccctTGACATTATTGGTGCCTACGGGACAGTGTACTAGATATTTTATACCATTTGTGACGTACGTGTTTGCTGTCATTAGGTGAAAATGCTGGAAACCCCAAACTCGCAGTTCGACTCCTTCTTGTTCTGGAGGCAGCCGATCCCAGAACTGGACTTGTCTGAGTTGGAGGACCTGGGGTTGCTTGACAGCTTGTCAATCAAGGACAGCCAGGCAGCAAAGAAGCAGAAAGGTCCCAAGAGTGCTCGTGAGTGGGACGGGGACGAGGAAGCCGACCTGTCCCAGTACAACACCTTCAACTACTGGAGAGAGCCAATAGCCAGCATTGACCTGCTGGACTTCAACCTGCTACTGTGAGGCCCGTCTCTGACCCCTAACCACGGGTCCACAACATCTGCCTTTGAACACATCTCCATAGGATTATGCCTTTGTCAAATTTCTGGGCTGCtcttcaaataaattatttaaactgcTTTTCGATCAGCACATGGTTATACATACACAGCAAACAGTGATACAGTATAGTAATACACAGATACATTTAGATTGCCTGTGCCATTAATTACGCTAGAAAGGTGTCCAGAACTCCTATTATGGCACATCATATGAAATACATCCTGCCTGAGGTTCTGCAGACAATCTGAGTTTATACCTGGTTAAATTACTAGTTTAATCTGACAAACTTGGTTCTTTTGCCGATTCACACCTGACTTCATATTTTTGCGGACAATATTTGAATGCGGAGTCATGAGCTCTGCAAGACCTCATAGAAAGAAGAACATTTCACTGTTAAACCAGGATAATGAAATTAACATAGGATTCAACCAAGTAACATCCGGTTATTAGAAGGCAGAAAAATTGTTATGTGATAAGTGCTTCATTTATATAGCATTTTGGTGTGTGATAGTGTAAAAGATGATTTGTTCCCCTTAAATATTCCTCTTACTATAAGACTCATGCTTAATATGCTTGGCAGTACACTCTGAGCAGGCCTCAACAAAATGCAATGGATGTTGATCAGTAAACCGTCTTTTTAAGTTCACGGTTACCTCACTGATGATCTGGTTACCACGGTAGCTGCTTATTTTACTTTGCAAAGATGGAAATACATCAAAAAATAAAGCTTTGTTTAACGTGTTGGAACTGAAATCCTGGCATCGGGCTGCATGGGAgctaaaatggcaaaaaacGAATATGAAAGTGCACGAGAGTTATTGCTTTAAGTCTTGGCTGATGAGATGCTGAGTGTGCAGGATTATGAAGCTAAGGACTACTGATAAAGTTCTTAAAGGAAATAAGACGcaattgaagaaaaaatgtggtGCATATTTACTGAGCTAATAAAAAGTATGGAAAGTAGCTTATGAATAACTGCAAAGTGGCTTCAATATAATTGTGTTTAAATGAACTGAGCTTCCAGCACAAGATTGGTCAGCAGTGTCTGTAgcttaaaataaaagtgctctAAGAAACTGACCATATGGACAAAAACCGTTGGTTTGTCTTTCCTATCCAGTCTATGCACATCTTCTTTGATTTGGattcttttatttatgcagTGTAATAAACTGTAAGCTGCATGGTTATTGTCCAGTGACAAGTCATTAAATTTATGAGCCCAACTGGAGTTTTTCGTTTGAGCGTTTTGAAGCCCTGCTTGTCAAAAACGGTCAAACAGTactgtttcatttaatacaatgGAGGCGTTTGAAATTGGAAATTAAAATGGATTCTGATACAATAACTATGTCCGTGCACtaactgtaaatgtttgcggaataaatgttaaattgcCTCTTCCAATTTCTAAAGGATTCATTGCAATATGAAGGCCTCATGTGAAGCATTTTGACTCCCTAAAGCTTATTCCATATTTATTCTTCTTGAAAACCAGTGTTACACATTTGATTGCTATTTAACTGTGTGCTGTTCCAATGTATTGTTATTTGCCCAAATAAATGTCAAGCTTTATTGATCCATCTTGTGTCTTGTCCTGTATATCCAGCAATGTCACATCTGGGACACTTCCTCGGAGTCCATTGTGCCAAATATATATTAATCcaaatacacagtaaaaatacacagcaagttttatatatatataaataaaatacagatttaGTGCATTCTGCCACCTTTAATATGTCATATCTACATCATTTGTACCAAGACAGTCTCTGAGCCATTTTCAGAGAAATCCATCTGCATCAACTTTTACTTCAGTGAACACACGATTTTGTTATACTATAACATTGTGTGGGTTTGCTTTATTTGCACAAAGAAAGAACGTTAACCGTTAACAGCACAGTAAAATCTATTTCCCTTATAGGAAAATTCCGCCATTTCTCATCCTCCCTATAGGAGGGGGGACAACTTCCGGTGTCAATTTCCACTTCCGGTGTCGCTCGGCCGCCATCTTTGTACTTCGCTTGAAatagaataatatttttttttcgaAAAGTTGTTAAGGGGAGAAGAATTATTTTTACCAATTTGGGTTCGAGCAGTTCTATGTAATCCGGACGACGTCTCATCCACCGACTGGCTGAGGTATGTACCGAAAAAGGCTCCCAAAGGCCACTGAGCACTTTACAAATTAGCTGGAGTTTAGTAAATTAAACATGTCGCTTGGTAACGAACTTCGGCAGAACCCGCGAAAGCGCTCAGTCTGAGTCTCCACCTCGGGAGTCCGTGCAACTCCTCTAACAGCGCCGTAAAGTTAAAAAAGTGACGCAGTGCCAGCTCGGAGCGTTTACAAGTATATCGGCGCCGGAGAGACTTTTGAAAAAGGCTCGCTTGAGGCGCGCGGGTCGTCGGTTGGAGAAGTTGGGGAGCTAGTAAGCGCACGCAGGGCGCCTGCGAGAACCGGGCCGGAGTCCGCGAGCTGTCGGCGCGCGCGACAGCAGCCCGGCACGAGGGCGTCGCGCGCTGCGGCGCCGCGAAGCCGCGCGTACAGCAGGATAAAAAGCGGTAGAACGCAGTGGGAAAGCAGCGGCGGCGCGGCGACTCCTCGCAGCCCGACCGGATGTGGAAGTGGTTTTTTCTCCGACTTTAAACTGGGATTTCGGGCCCGACTTCCCCCGGAACAGCGGCTCCTCGCACACCCCGCTCCCCGCGCTGCCAACCCGGGTTCGACTCGGGTGCTGCGCCGATGTGCGAGGATCGCTGTTCCCGGGGCTGCTCGACCCCTAGGCAGCAGACGAGCTCCAGCCAGGAATATAAACGTCTCCGATGACACATGATCGTGATGATGGTTTCGAACAGGAgtcacttgtgtgtgtttgtgtgtgtgcgcgcgcgcggtcCATCGTGGTCTTCACCCGTGATTGTTgagacagctgctgcctttggacccaagaggtcacaggttcgattcccacctccagctctagacTAGTACCCTTAAGTTGAAaaagtgacccagctgtgtaaatggataaataattgtaagtaacttaatttCAAAAGTCGCtgtagaggaaagtgtcagctaaatgaattcgTAATATTCATCCCTAGTGTGACTTTGGGGACGCTCACTGTTGATGTTAACCAAAGCACTCGAGCGTCTtgggtgatgatgatgatgatgatgatgatgagttgGAGTTTTCAAAACTGGAACTGAAATTGATTCAGCTCCTCAAGTTACAAACCACCTACTTTTCTCAGTTCAtctattttaaatgtcattttcttaCCCTTTGTCCAGAATTAGTCTTTAAggttatctgatgcttttctccaaagcgacttccaattatttacccatttatgctgctgggtagttttactggagcaatttagggtgaataccttgctcaagggtactacagctgggagtgggattcaaacctacgaccttcgggtctgaaggcagcagctctgactgcgACGCTACCAGCCGTCCTCTTTAATGACCTCTGCTTCACCATCGAGAGAACAGATGACAAAAATGGCTgcagttcaactcacttccacagtgcttACAGCTCTTGTCTGTTGTTCTTGAGTGTTAATGATTCTGATCCACTCCGTTACCATACAGACCAAAGTGAAGATAACTGTAAAAAGATGAAAGTGGTGAAATGAAAGATATTTGTGGGATGAGTCTTCGGTAGGTGGTATT
This genomic interval from Scleropages formosus chromosome 23, fSclFor1.1, whole genome shotgun sequence contains the following:
- the mllt11 gene encoding protein AF1q → MVKMLETPNSQFDSFLFWRQPIPELDLSELEDLGLLDSLSIKDSQAAKKQKGPKSAREWDGDEEADLSQYNTFNYWREPIASIDLLDFNLLL